A stretch of the Coprobacillus cateniformis genome encodes the following:
- a CDS encoding helix-turn-helix domain-containing protein — MRISYNKLQKLMIDNQMKRQDLMRAAEISSSVATKLNKNETVSLDVLMRICKVFHCDIGDVCEVILDE, encoded by the coding sequence ATGAGAATAAGCTACAACAAACTTCAAAAACTTATGATTGATAATCAAATGAAAAGACAAGATTTAATGCGTGCTGCGGAGATTTCATCGTCTGTTGCAACAAAATTAAATAAGAATGAAACAGTATCCCTTGATGTGCTTATGAGAATTTGCAAAGTATTTCATTGTGATATTGGCGATGTATGTGAAGTCATATTAGACGAATGA
- the srtB gene encoding class B sortase, producing the protein MSRKIYIIIAVVFTVVLSVSTFFIIRNHIDSAKQNEVYDNLAEIVEDEPPKENEGVTFSEDKDYLAEYLELYRQNEDMVGWIKVEDTNINYPVVQSVNEPNFYLKHKFDKTYSAYGCPYVQENCDVQKPSDNIIIYGHHMNDGSMFTGLMKYRNKSFWEEHKDITFDTLTDRHQYEVIAVFKTVVYTNSSDSFKYYEFTDAENATEFDAYVAKCKELSLYDTGVSAEYGDKLISLSTCEYSRSNGRLVVVAKRVD; encoded by the coding sequence ATGAGCAGAAAAATCTATATTATTATTGCAGTGGTGTTTACGGTAGTGTTGTCTGTAAGCACCTTCTTTATTATCCGTAATCACATTGACTCTGCCAAGCAGAATGAAGTCTATGATAACCTTGCGGAGATTGTGGAGGACGAGCCGCCAAAGGAAAATGAGGGCGTGACGTTTTCGGAAGATAAGGACTATCTTGCGGAATATCTTGAACTCTATCGGCAGAATGAGGATATGGTGGGTTGGATAAAGGTTGAGGATACCAATATCAACTATCCGGTCGTGCAGTCTGTAAATGAGCCGAACTTCTACCTGAAGCACAAGTTTGATAAGACCTATTCTGCTTATGGCTGTCCATATGTGCAGGAAAATTGTGATGTGCAGAAACCTTCAGACAACATCATTATTTACGGACACCACATGAATGACGGTTCTATGTTTACGGGACTGATGAAGTACAGAAATAAAAGCTTTTGGGAAGAACATAAGGATATTACTTTTGATACACTGACGGACAGACACCAGTATGAAGTGATTGCAGTCTTTAAGACGGTTGTTTATACAAACAGCTCCGATAGCTTTAAGTATTATGAGTTTACGGACGCAGAAAATGCGACAGAGTTTGATGCGTATGTTGCTAAGTGCAAGGAACTTTCTCTGTATGATACCGGAGTATCGGCAGAGTATGGCGACAAGCTGATTTCTCTTTCTACTTGTGAATATTCAAGAAGCAATGGCAGGCTTGTTGTTGTCGCTAAGAGAGTGGATTAA
- a CDS encoding DUF6075 family protein produces MSKIQFRNAAHRDFVLENLDKCKVNDCYHRAFFYVMGISEETRMNIGKMFDFKRDCIIPEGMHGGWQTSGTVKVCHLAFNLWNGFTEEGRENLYTPEELFCCGYAPYFMEGIKLRYPEYCRDLTPPKRNDMER; encoded by the coding sequence ATGTCTAAGATTCAATTTCGCAATGCTGCACACAGAGATTTTGTATTGGAAAATCTGGATAAGTGCAAAGTCAACGACTGCTATCACAGAGCATTTTTCTATGTGATGGGCATTTCAGAAGAAACGAGAATGAACATCGGAAAGATGTTTGATTTCAAGAGGGACTGTATCATACCGGAAGGTATGCACGGCGGTTGGCAGACAAGTGGCACAGTCAAGGTCTGCCACCTTGCCTTTAATCTCTGGAATGGATTTACGGAAGAAGGCAGGGAAAATCTCTATACACCGGAGGAACTGTTCTGTTGCGGATATGCTCCGTATTTTATGGAGGGTATCAAGTTGAGGTATCCGGAGTATTGCAGAGATTTGACTCCACCTAAGAGAAACGATATGGAAAGGTAA
- a CDS encoding VirB4-like conjugal transfer ATPase, CD1110 family, translated as MIKTLTNLFKQDKEKFVVPKGVQDVIPVVAISDDGIFKVGKDKYSKTYRFTDINYAVASREDKEAMFLEYSELLNSLDSGATTKITINNRRLNRLDFEQTILIPTTGDNLDEYREEYNKMLLDKATGANSIVQDKYITISINKKSVEDARTYFARVGADLIAHFGRLGSKCVELETDERLRIFHDFYRVGEESSFHFDIKETRKKGHDFKDYICPDTMEFEKDYFKMGNRYGRVLFLREYASYIKDSMVAELTDMNRNLMMSIDIVPVPTDEAVKEAENRLLGVETNITNWQRRQNANNNFSATVPYDMEQQKKEMKEFLDDLTTRDQRMMFAVITMVITADSKEQLENDTEALLTTARKHLCQFATLRFQQVDGLNTVMPFGTRKIDAFRTLTTESLSVFIPFRVQDIFHENGIYYGQNVISKNMIIADRKQLLNGNSFILGVSGGGKSFAAKGEIINQVLSSDADIIIIDPEREYSQLVNAMGGEVINISATSDNHINAMDMNKDYGDGANPVILKSEFIMSLCEQLIGGTNLGAKQKSIIDRCTASVYRSYQQNDYQGHIPTLQDFRAELLQQDEPEAKELALAIELFTHGSLNTFAKQTNVDTNNRLICYDILDLGKQLMPIGMLVVLDSILNRITQNRAKGKNTFIFIDEIYLLFQHEYSANFLFTLWKRVRKYGAYASGITQNVDDLLQSHTARTMLANSEFIIMLNQASTDRLELAKLLNISDLQMSYITNVEAGHGLIKVGSSLVPFANKFPKNTKLYKLMTTKPGEA; from the coding sequence ATGATTAAGACTCTTACAAACCTGTTTAAGCAGGACAAAGAAAAATTTGTTGTACCGAAAGGTGTGCAGGACGTGATTCCCGTAGTGGCTATCTCTGATGATGGCATTTTCAAAGTGGGAAAGGATAAATATTCAAAGACTTATCGCTTTACGGATATTAACTATGCAGTGGCAAGTCGTGAGGATAAGGAAGCGATGTTCCTTGAATATTCCGAACTTCTGAACTCCCTTGACAGTGGTGCAACGACAAAAATCACAATCAATAATCGTCGGCTCAACAGACTGGATTTTGAGCAGACAATTCTTATTCCGACAACCGGAGATAATCTGGACGAATATCGAGAGGAATACAATAAAATGCTTCTTGATAAGGCAACGGGTGCAAACTCCATTGTTCAGGATAAGTATATTACCATTTCCATCAACAAAAAGAGTGTGGAGGACGCAAGAACTTATTTTGCCCGTGTCGGTGCAGATTTGATTGCTCACTTCGGCAGGCTCGGAAGTAAATGTGTGGAACTGGAAACAGACGAAAGACTTCGTATTTTTCACGACTTTTATCGTGTGGGAGAGGAAAGCTCTTTCCATTTTGATATTAAGGAAACAAGAAAAAAGGGACACGATTTTAAGGATTATATCTGTCCTGACACAATGGAATTTGAAAAGGACTATTTCAAGATGGGAAACCGTTATGGAAGAGTCCTTTTTCTTCGTGAATATGCGTCCTATATCAAAGACAGTATGGTAGCGGAACTTACGGATATGAACAGAAATCTGATGATGTCCATTGATATTGTTCCCGTTCCAACTGATGAAGCAGTAAAAGAAGCAGAGAACCGTTTGCTTGGTGTGGAAACCAATATCACGAACTGGCAGCGTAGGCAGAATGCCAATAATAACTTCTCTGCAACTGTTCCGTATGATATGGAGCAGCAGAAGAAAGAAATGAAAGAGTTCCTCGATGACCTTACAACCCGTGACCAGAGAATGATGTTCGCTGTTATCACGATGGTTATTACAGCAGACAGTAAGGAGCAGCTTGAGAATGATACGGAAGCATTGCTTACCACAGCAAGAAAACATCTTTGCCAGTTCGCAACGCTGAGATTTCAGCAGGTAGACGGACTCAATACGGTAATGCCGTTTGGAACGAGAAAGATTGATGCGTTCAGAACACTTACCACAGAGAGCCTTTCGGTATTTATCCCATTCAGGGTGCAGGATATTTTCCACGAGAACGGTATCTATTACGGTCAGAATGTTATCAGCAAAAATATGATTATCGCAGACCGTAAGCAGCTTTTGAATGGTAACTCCTTTATTCTCGGTGTATCCGGTGGTGGTAAGTCGTTTGCAGCAAAGGGAGAAATCATCAATCAGGTGCTTTCTTCGGATGCAGATATTATTATTATTGACCCTGAGCGAGAGTATTCACAGCTTGTCAATGCGATGGGTGGAGAAGTAATCAATATTTCTGCTACTTCTGACAATCACATCAATGCAATGGATATGAATAAGGATTACGGCGACGGTGCAAACCCTGTCATTTTGAAATCTGAGTTTATTATGTCCCTTTGTGAACAGCTTATCGGCGGAACAAATCTCGGAGCGAAGCAGAAGTCTATCATTGACCGTTGTACGGCAAGTGTGTACCGCAGTTATCAGCAGAATGACTATCAGGGACATATACCGACCTTGCAGGATTTCAGGGCAGAACTTTTGCAGCAGGACGAACCGGAAGCAAAGGAACTGGCACTTGCTATTGAGCTTTTTACGCATGGTTCTCTGAACACTTTTGCAAAGCAGACGAATGTGGATACCAATAACCGCCTTATCTGCTATGACATTCTTGACTTGGGTAAACAGCTTATGCCGATAGGTATGCTTGTTGTCCTTGACTCTATCCTGAACCGTATCACACAGAACCGTGCAAAGGGTAAGAATACCTTTATCTTCATTGATGAGATTTATCTTCTGTTCCAGCACGAATATTCTGCAAACTTCCTCTTTACCTTGTGGAAGCGTGTGAGAAAATACGGTGCATACGCAAGTGGAATTACCCAGAACGTCGATGACCTTTTGCAGAGCCACACAGCGAGAACAATGCTTGCAAACTCAGAGTTTATCATTATGCTGAATCAGGCTTCCACAGACAGGCTTGAGCTTGCAAAACTTCTGAATATTTCCGACCTTCAGATGTCCTATATCACGAATGTGGAAGCAGGACACGGACTTATCAAGGTGGGAAGTTCACTTGTACCGTTTGCAAACAAATTTCCTAAGAACACGAAACTTTATAAACTGATGACAACCAAACCAGGCGAAGCGTAA
- a CDS encoding IS30 family transposase, protein MTYYKKEGQMDLSDRIAIETGISSKDSFKKIGKLLHRHPSTIAHEIKENRTFIPGNYFLRKDCRFVRQYVQHHVCGDESCEENCCRCRSVDCQKYCGKYVSRACHKFEKPPYVCNNCSEKKLCSKDKYIYSAKHADATVTRRRSESRQGVRISDEKKSEMDELITKLVKKGQPLTHIYAEHENEIPVCLRTLYNYIDDGELTVKNIDLRRKTGYKKRGKGYQPPLGFANIEFRQGRTYTDFEYAMKVKYTEDEVVEMDTVKGVREQGKRLLTMIFRKNNVMLLFLMPDGKAESVKRVFDYLESGLGIEVFRRLFPVILTDNGSEFKKVDELELTTDEDGFLIYRTSLYYCDPMASWQKGCIEKNHEFIRYAIPKKKSLNSYNQDDITKLMNHINSVKRPGLGNKSPYELVEEDDEDFQELMRFLKMHLIPPDEVHLMPDLFVKK, encoded by the coding sequence ATGACTTATTACAAAAAAGAAGGACAGATGGATCTGTCTGACAGGATTGCGATAGAAACCGGAATTAGCAGTAAAGATTCCTTCAAAAAAATAGGAAAACTACTCCATCGTCATCCGTCAACAATTGCACATGAGATTAAAGAAAATCGTACATTCATTCCGGGTAACTATTTTCTAAGAAAGGACTGCAGATTTGTAAGACAGTATGTACAGCATCACGTTTGTGGAGATGAGTCCTGCGAAGAAAACTGTTGTAGATGCCGAAGTGTGGACTGCCAGAAATACTGCGGTAAATATGTATCCCGGGCATGCCATAAATTCGAAAAGCCTCCATATGTGTGTAATAACTGTTCAGAGAAAAAGCTTTGTTCAAAAGACAAATATATTTACAGTGCAAAGCATGCTGATGCAACTGTCACACGAAGACGAAGCGAAAGCAGACAGGGAGTTCGCATTTCTGATGAAAAGAAATCTGAAATGGATGAACTGATTACCAAACTTGTTAAAAAGGGACAGCCTCTTACCCACATATATGCTGAGCATGAAAATGAAATACCAGTATGTTTGCGGACTCTCTATAATTACATAGATGATGGTGAGTTGACAGTCAAAAACATAGACCTGCGTAGAAAAACCGGGTATAAGAAACGAGGAAAAGGGTATCAGCCACCTCTTGGATTTGCAAATATAGAATTCCGCCAAGGCAGAACTTACACTGATTTTGAGTATGCGATGAAAGTAAAGTATACAGAAGATGAAGTGGTAGAAATGGATACTGTAAAAGGTGTGAGAGAACAAGGGAAAAGGCTTCTTACAATGATATTTAGGAAGAACAATGTAATGCTACTTTTTCTTATGCCAGATGGGAAAGCAGAATCTGTAAAAAGAGTGTTTGACTATCTTGAGTCAGGGCTTGGAATAGAAGTATTTAGAAGATTATTTCCAGTTATATTGACTGACAATGGCAGCGAATTCAAGAAAGTTGATGAGCTGGAGCTTACAACTGATGAGGACGGCTTTCTGATTTACAGAACAAGTCTTTATTACTGTGATCCAATGGCTTCATGGCAAAAAGGATGTATCGAGAAAAACCATGAATTTATTCGTTATGCGATTCCTAAAAAGAAAAGCTTAAATTCTTATAATCAGGATGACATCACTAAGCTCATGAATCACATCAATAGCGTGAAACGACCTGGACTTGGAAATAAAAGTCCATATGAGTTGGTTGAGGAAGATGATGAAGATTTTCAAGAATTAATGAGATTTTTAAAAATGCACCTCATCCCGCCAGATGAAGTGCATTTGATGCCAGACTTATTTGTTAAAAAGTAA
- a CDS encoding histidine kinase N-terminal 7TM domain-containing protein, which yields MAKSENRKYYTAIVVAALIACAVVLRVLGKFDILRVPGGIARSLIYIALYIGWGISVYRRILYAPVRRYMVGVSFLAVFWFMLRTLKYHFVASPNVIRHLWYGYYVPMLFIPLLFAAVSLYLGKSETFRLPIWAKLLLYLPPVLCVLLVLTNDLHQFVFSFPSGGICIGESGTYTYAVGYYFIIAWVVVCALTAFAITLYKCRLAQRKKYLPVLVLPCSIVYAVIYASGAEWMQIIGGDITAAQCLMFVGMLECCIQVGLIPTNTGYAALFEAGTFGAQITDNDYQIRYTSANSPEISKGIMQKAETAAVSLDKNTLLKSHPIDGGHVFWQEDITEITALLERLEENNETIAESNYLEQENYRVKLKIKTLREKNRLYDLLQDKTAEQVDLLERLFSQYNAGSDYEKRRSLLAKIAVIGAYIKRCGNLIFIGEQSKTTDTAELSLCMEESFANLELMDIDCAMDIPGGSRILVEDAIRVYDFFEKVIETAIDDLQSVLMKARSAADSVIFRLEVESSCPLADFTESCENCLFEDGVWCFTLRIGKAGEQL from the coding sequence GTGGCAAAATCGGAAAACAGAAAGTACTATACTGCAATCGTTGTTGCAGCCTTAATCGCCTGCGCTGTCGTTTTACGAGTTTTGGGAAAGTTTGATATCTTGAGAGTTCCGGGTGGGATCGCCCGCTCGCTGATCTATATTGCCCTGTATATCGGATGGGGAATTTCTGTTTACAGGCGTATCCTTTATGCACCTGTACGACGCTATATGGTCGGTGTCTCATTTTTGGCTGTTTTTTGGTTTATGCTGCGAACGCTGAAATATCATTTCGTCGCTTCTCCCAATGTGATACGGCATTTATGGTACGGCTACTATGTCCCGATGCTTTTCATACCGCTTCTCTTTGCTGCAGTTTCCCTGTATCTCGGTAAATCAGAAACATTCCGTCTGCCGATATGGGCAAAACTGCTGCTATATCTCCCCCCCGTGCTTTGCGTGCTGCTGGTATTGACCAATGACCTGCATCAGTTTGTATTTTCTTTTCCGTCAGGAGGAATTTGTATCGGCGAAAGCGGAACCTATACATATGCGGTTGGCTATTATTTTATCATCGCTTGGGTGGTCGTTTGTGCACTGACCGCCTTTGCGATCACGCTGTACAAGTGCCGATTGGCACAGCGTAAAAAATATCTGCCTGTACTTGTGCTGCCCTGCTCCATCGTGTATGCGGTTATCTATGCAAGCGGTGCAGAGTGGATGCAAATCATCGGCGGAGACATCACGGCAGCGCAGTGTCTTATGTTTGTTGGAATGTTGGAATGTTGTATTCAGGTGGGGCTTATTCCCACCAATACAGGGTATGCGGCACTCTTTGAAGCAGGAACTTTCGGTGCACAAATTACCGATAATGACTATCAAATCCGTTACACCTCTGCTAATTCCCCTGAGATTTCAAAAGGAATAATGCAAAAAGCGGAAACCGCCGCTGTCAGCCTTGATAAAAATACATTACTGAAAAGCCATCCCATTGATGGCGGTCATGTGTTTTGGCAGGAGGATATTACCGAGATTACCGCACTGCTTGAACGGCTTGAGGAAAACAACGAGACGATTGCAGAAAGCAATTATCTGGAACAGGAAAACTATCGTGTTAAACTGAAAATCAAAACACTGCGGGAAAAGAACCGATTGTATGACCTTTTGCAGGACAAGACAGCAGAACAAGTTGATTTGTTAGAGCGCTTGTTTTCTCAGTACAATGCAGGGTCAGATTATGAAAAACGCCGCAGTCTGCTTGCAAAAATCGCCGTAATCGGTGCCTACATAAAACGCTGCGGCAACTTAATCTTTATCGGTGAACAGTCAAAAACTACAGATACGGCGGAACTGTCGCTTTGCATGGAGGAATCCTTTGCCAATTTGGAACTTATGGATATAGACTGTGCGATGGATATTCCTGGCGGCAGCAGAATTCTCGTCGAGGACGCCATTCGGGTATATGACTTTTTCGAGAAAGTGATAGAGACCGCCATAGATGACCTGCAATCCGTCTTGATGAAAGCACGCAGTGCTGCCGATTCCGTTATCTTTCGTTTGGAAGTGGAGAGCAGCTGCCCGCTTGCGGACTTTACAGAGTCCTGCGAAAACTGTCTCTTTGAGGATGGCGTATGGTGCTTTACGCTGAGAATAGGAAAGGCGGGTGAACAGTTATGA
- a CDS encoding lysozyme family protein, protein MADIKTRDTSKGTIKTINKAAVATERMKKAYVMTKDKAEHSTNASENSAEEYASDKIEAATDKTVHETAYRADKVGRWGVRETRQNYQKAKRGIENFKTKRAEKQLQKQSVNPVGKQSIRTLERTEKTIKQSARSAGNTTVKTVSKGATNTVQRSVKTAEQTAKTSIKTTKEAAVIAQKTAKTTAKATQKAAQAAKKAAKATADTVKATAKATVAAVKAIIAGTKALVAAIAAGGWIAVLIIMIVVLFGAAVAMFGGGSDSNSYTPVSAEVEAYEPIIQKYAKEYGIPEYVELIKAVMMQESGGRGLDPMQAAEGSFNTKYPHEPNGIKDPEYSIQCGVQELKAALTSAEVESPIDMEHIKLALQGYNFGNGYISWAKTNYGGYSYANAVEFSTMQASRLGWSSYGDTQYVAHVLRYYPYGRAFTAGGNQAIVEVALTQLGNQGGQPYWSWYGFNSRVEWCACFVSWCADQCGYIESGLVPKFAGCVDGANWFKSNGKWQNRTYEPKTGDIIFFDWEGDGTTDHVGIVEKCENGTVYTVEGNSGDACKQRQYAVGSSNIYGYGIPAY, encoded by the coding sequence ATGGCTGATATAAAAACAAGAGATACAAGCAAAGGTACAATCAAGACCATAAATAAGGCAGCAGTTGCCACGGAGCGAATGAAGAAAGCCTATGTGATGACGAAAGATAAGGCAGAACATTCCACCAACGCTTCGGAAAATTCCGCAGAGGAATATGCTTCCGATAAAATCGAAGCGGCAACGGATAAGACTGTTCACGAAACGGCATACCGTGCGGATAAAGTCGGCAGATGGGGTGTGCGTGAAACAAGACAGAATTATCAGAAAGCCAAAAGGGGAATTGAGAATTTCAAGACCAAGCGTGCAGAGAAGCAGCTTCAAAAACAATCGGTCAATCCTGTCGGAAAACAGAGCATCCGAACTCTGGAGCGTACGGAGAAAACAATTAAACAGTCTGCAAGGTCGGCAGGAAATACGACAGTCAAGACCGTATCGAAAGGTGCAACCAATACTGTTCAAAGGTCGGTTAAGACTGCTGAACAAACGGCAAAGACTTCTATTAAGACCACAAAAGAAGCTGCCGTTATAGCACAGAAAACAGCAAAAACAACAGCCAAAGCAACACAGAAAGCGGCTCAGGCGGCAAAGAAAGCGGCAAAAGCCACAGCAGATACCGTCAAAGCCACAGCGAAAGCTACTGTTGCGGCAGTCAAAGCAATTATTGCAGGGACAAAAGCACTTGTAGCAGCAATCGCCGCAGGCGGTTGGATAGCAGTGTTGATTATTATGATTGTCGTGTTGTTTGGTGCTGCCGTAGCAATGTTCGGAGGAGGAAGTGACAGTAATTCCTATACTCCGGTAAGTGCAGAGGTAGAAGCCTATGAACCTATCATACAGAAGTATGCCAAAGAGTACGGCATTCCTGAGTATGTAGAACTTATCAAGGCGGTTATGATGCAGGAAAGCGGCGGCAGAGGACTTGACCCAATGCAGGCAGCAGAGGGCAGTTTCAATACAAAGTATCCGCACGAACCCAATGGAATTAAAGACCCTGAATATTCTATCCAGTGTGGTGTTCAGGAATTGAAAGCGGCTCTTACCTCGGCAGAGGTGGAAAGTCCGATTGATATGGAGCATATCAAACTTGCCTTGCAAGGCTACAACTTCGGTAATGGGTATATTTCTTGGGCAAAAACAAATTACGGTGGATATTCCTATGCCAATGCAGTAGAATTTTCGACAATGCAGGCTTCCAGACTTGGGTGGAGCAGTTATGGAGATACGCAGTATGTCGCTCACGTTCTGAGGTACTATCCGTATGGACGAGCCTTTACTGCCGGAGGTAATCAGGCGATTGTTGAGGTTGCCTTGACACAGCTAGGCAATCAGGGCGGACAACCTTACTGGAGTTGGTATGGCTTTAACAGTCGAGTGGAATGGTGTGCCTGCTTCGTATCTTGGTGTGCTGACCAATGCGGTTATATTGAAAGCGGACTTGTTCCGAAATTTGCAGGTTGTGTGGACGGTGCAAACTGGTTTAAGTCAAACGGAAAATGGCAAAACCGCACTTATGAACCAAAGACAGGAGATATTATCTTCTTCGATTGGGAGGGCGATGGTACAACAGACCATGTTGGTATCGTAGAGAAATGTGAGAATGGCACAGTTTATACCGTTGAGGGTAACTCAGGCGACGCCTGCAAGCAAAGACAGTACGCAGTCGGAAGCAGCAATATCTATGGATACGGTATTCCGGCATATTAA
- a CDS encoding PrgI family protein: protein MEVKINREIRNYTESMFFGLSLRQFIFSVLACGVAVGLYFLLKPYVGTETVSWVCILGAAPFAALGFVKYNGMTAEKAIYAWIKSEFLMPKKLVFHSTNVYYELMKPSIEQKQKDHFRESKT from the coding sequence ATGGAAGTAAAAATTAACCGAGAAATCAGAAATTATACAGAGTCAATGTTTTTTGGACTGTCGCTCAGACAGTTCATTTTTTCTGTTCTCGCTTGTGGCGTTGCAGTAGGACTGTATTTTTTGCTCAAACCGTATGTTGGCACGGAAACCGTATCGTGGGTGTGCATTTTGGGTGCTGCTCCGTTTGCGGCACTTGGTTTTGTGAAGTACAACGGTATGACCGCAGAGAAAGCAATCTATGCGTGGATAAAGTCGGAGTTTTTGATGCCGAAGAAGCTGGTATTTCACTCCACCAATGTGTATTACGAACTGATGAAGCCAAGCATTGAACAGAAGCAGAAGGACCATTTTCGAGAATCTAAAACATAA
- a CDS encoding helix-turn-helix domain-containing protein, giving the protein MKLDTIGKNIRKFRLARKLRQEDLAEKTDLTTNYIGMVERGEKIPSLETFIKIVNALGVSSDMVLTDVLETGYTVKNSMLNEKLEKLAPEDRNRIYEVIDTLVKQSKQILP; this is encoded by the coding sequence ATGAAGCTCGATACAATCGGCAAGAATATAAGAAAGTTCCGACTTGCGAGGAAATTACGCCAAGAAGATTTGGCTGAGAAAACAGATTTGACAACAAATTATATTGGTATGGTTGAGCGTGGAGAGAAAATTCCGTCACTCGAAACTTTCATAAAGATAGTAAATGCTTTAGGTGTATCATCGGATATGGTTCTTACAGATGTTCTGGAAACGGGATATACAGTCAAGAACTCAATGCTGAATGAGAAGCTTGAAAAACTTGCTCCTGAAGATAGAAACAGAATTTATGAAGTCATAGATACACTTGTGAAGCAGTCAAAGCAAATACTTCCATAA
- a CDS encoding type I restriction endonuclease has product MAASGKKNMFNEATRVQMPAMVHLTRLGYTYFGKITEDMAGTVYDPDTNILINVFKEQFARLNPTHAGEAEQTLKTIYAIL; this is encoded by the coding sequence ATGGCGGCAAGTGGTAAGAAAAATATGTTTAACGAAGCTACCCGTGTTCAAATGCCAGCAATGGTTCATTTGACACGCCTTGGTTATACCTATTTCGGGAAAATAACTGAAGATATGGCAGGCACAGTATATGACCCTGATACCAATATCTTAATTAACGTTTTCAAGGAGCAGTTCGCACGGCTTAATCCTACCCACGCAGGAGAAGCGGAACAGACATTGAAAACTATTTATGCTATACTTTAA